In one Leptogranulimonas caecicola genomic region, the following are encoded:
- a CDS encoding PTS sugar transporter subunit IIB, protein MAIKKIMCACGSGLGSSLMVQMNIDDVLRDLGKTDVSVDHTTISDVVPGAADLFVIGRDLENFVTDIPEEQKVILVNIVDKDELKTKLQEKFDAE, encoded by the coding sequence ATGGCTATCAAGAAGATTATGTGCGCTTGCGGCTCCGGCCTGGGCTCCAGTCTCATGGTGCAGATGAACATCGACGATGTCCTGCGCGATCTTGGCAAGACCGACGTCTCCGTGGATCACACCACCATCTCTGACGTGGTCCCCGGCGCTGCCGACCTGTTTGTCATTGGCCGCGACCTCGAGAACTTTGTCACCGACATCCCCGAGGAGCAGAAGGTCATCCTGGTCAACATCGTTGACAAGGACGAGCTCAAGACCAAGCTCCAGGAGAAGTTCGACGCCGAGTAG
- a CDS encoding Nramp family divalent metal transporter, with amino-acid sequence MRLLTVLAAMGPGLIAALSGTDAGGIATYSNAGALFGFGQLWTVPIMGFLMIVVQETAARMGCVTGKGFASLIREQFGVRLSAFAMLALLVSNTMVTLSEFAGIASGMSLFGIPAPISVPIAAIVIWLLTMSGSYKRIEKVLLAICCVFIAYVVAGFMVQPNWADALNATVIPRITPTPEYLSLLVANIGTTIAPWMIFLAESNVVDKNVGADEIPYQRIDTATGAILASIISWFIIMATGVTLHPAGVAVDDAAQAAQALAPIAGPYAERLFGLGLVGASLLAAAVLPGITSSAICEAFGWEHGADHGWSEAPVYRGIITAIIVLSAGVVLIPHIDLFGIMMAAQVVNGVLLPVLMIYMVIIASDKRIMGRYVNGHLWTAITWATIAVIIILTIVMFVLQGLGY; translated from the coding sequence ATGCGCCTGCTCACGGTGCTTGCCGCCATGGGCCCGGGCCTCATCGCCGCCCTCTCCGGCACCGACGCCGGCGGCATCGCCACCTACTCCAACGCCGGCGCGCTCTTTGGCTTTGGCCAGCTGTGGACCGTGCCCATCATGGGATTCTTGATGATCGTGGTCCAAGAGACAGCTGCCCGCATGGGCTGTGTCACCGGCAAGGGCTTCGCCAGCTTGATTCGCGAGCAATTTGGGGTGCGCTTATCGGCATTCGCAATGCTGGCCCTGCTGGTCTCCAACACCATGGTGACCCTCTCCGAGTTCGCAGGCATCGCCTCTGGCATGTCGCTCTTTGGCATTCCAGCGCCCATCTCGGTGCCCATCGCCGCCATCGTCATCTGGCTGCTCACCATGAGCGGCAGCTACAAGCGCATCGAAAAAGTGCTTTTGGCCATATGCTGCGTGTTCATCGCCTATGTGGTCGCAGGATTTATGGTGCAGCCCAACTGGGCCGACGCCCTGAACGCCACCGTCATCCCGCGCATCACCCCCACGCCCGAATACCTGAGCCTGCTGGTGGCAAACATCGGCACCACCATCGCGCCCTGGATGATCTTCTTGGCCGAGTCCAACGTGGTCGACAAAAATGTAGGCGCCGACGAGATCCCCTACCAGCGCATCGACACCGCCACCGGCGCCATCCTGGCGTCGATCATTTCATGGTTCATCATCATGGCCACCGGCGTGACGCTGCACCCTGCGGGGGTAGCAGTGGATGACGCCGCCCAGGCCGCCCAGGCGCTTGCCCCCATCGCAGGCCCCTACGCCGAGCGCCTCTTTGGCTTGGGTTTGGTAGGCGCTTCTCTGCTGGCCGCCGCGGTGCTTCCCGGCATCACTTCCAGCGCCATCTGCGAAGCCTTTGGCTGGGAGCACGGTGCCGACCACGGTTGGAGCGAGGCCCCCGTCTACCGCGGCATCATCACCGCCATCATCGTGCTCTCCGCCGGAGTGGTGCTCATCCCCCACATTGATCTCTTTGGCATCATGATGGCCGCCCAGGTGGTCAACGGCGTGCTGTTGCCCGTGCTCATGATCTACATGGTAATCATCGCGTCCGACAAGCGCATCATGGGCCGCTACGTCAACGGCCACCTCTGGACCGCCATCACCTGGGCCACCATTGCGGTCATCATCATCCTCACCATTGTGATGTTCGTGCTCCAAGGGTTGGGATACTGA
- a CDS encoding DeoR/GlpR family DNA-binding transcription regulator: MFLKERQDAIADLIALEGRVTVGELAQLFGVSDDCIRKDLKTLVEQGRARKVYGGAIRPESLADRMIMNRVDIHEPQKRALAQKAYELVEENSTIYLDCSSTNHYLAELLATGPKPVHVASNMIDVLQVLAGRDHLQVTGIGGTVSGELNGFTGPQTLAMLEPLRFDAAFMGALGVDPKTGDVTTFDADDGMVKRAVLARCQAAYLLIDSSKVGAWGTFSYATLDSFAGIVMEPEAKETARGQVLAELQAPLLW, from the coding sequence ATGTTTTTGAAAGAGCGCCAGGACGCTATCGCAGACCTCATCGCCCTTGAAGGCCGCGTGACCGTGGGTGAGCTGGCCCAGCTTTTTGGCGTGAGCGACGACTGCATTCGCAAGGACCTCAAAACCTTGGTAGAGCAGGGAAGGGCTCGCAAAGTCTACGGCGGCGCCATACGGCCGGAGTCGTTGGCCGACCGCATGATCATGAATCGCGTGGATATCCATGAGCCTCAGAAGCGCGCGTTGGCCCAAAAGGCTTACGAATTGGTGGAGGAGAACTCCACCATCTACCTGGATTGCTCTTCCACCAACCACTATCTGGCGGAGCTTTTGGCCACCGGCCCCAAGCCAGTTCATGTGGCTTCAAACATGATCGATGTGCTCCAAGTGTTGGCCGGTCGCGATCACCTGCAGGTCACGGGCATTGGCGGCACCGTCTCCGGCGAGCTCAACGGTTTTACAGGCCCTCAGACCCTGGCCATGCTGGAGCCCCTGCGTTTTGATGCGGCCTTTATGGGAGCGCTGGGAGTGGATCCCAAAACTGGAGATGTGACCACCTTCGATGCCGATGACGGCATGGTCAAGCGCGCCGTCCTTGCTCGCTGTCAGGCGGCCTACCTGCTCATCGACAGCTCCAAGGTGGGGGCCTGGGGCACGTTTTCCTACGCCACTTTGGACTCCTTTGCAGGCATCGTCATGGAACCGGAGGCCAAAGAGACGGCCCGTGGCCAAGTGCTGGCCGAGCTTCAGGCCCCTCTGCTCTGGTAG
- a CDS encoding transaldolase family protein, translating to MKFFIDTADLAEIKTAYSWGCVAGVTTNPSLYAKTGGKLADFEAHMVKIAEACPDVPVSAESTATTTEDMVAGGLRLAALAPNIVVKLPICAESLAATKELKKHGVNVNMTLIFTVPQALMACSAGARYVSPFVGRFDDIAEDGIEQLANIVTAVKNYYGPEHTEIIAASLRTPNHVTQAALLGADIATVPFAAMEKCLHHPLTDRGLAAFEADWKKVTSAQ from the coding sequence ATGAAGTTCTTCATCGACACCGCCGACCTCGCAGAGATCAAGACCGCCTACTCCTGGGGCTGCGTGGCAGGGGTCACCACCAACCCCTCCCTCTACGCCAAGACCGGCGGCAAGCTGGCCGACTTCGAGGCCCACATGGTAAAGATCGCCGAGGCCTGCCCCGACGTTCCGGTCTCTGCCGAGTCCACCGCCACCACCACCGAGGACATGGTGGCAGGGGGTCTGCGCCTGGCAGCCCTTGCCCCCAACATCGTGGTGAAGCTTCCCATCTGCGCTGAGTCTTTGGCCGCCACCAAGGAGCTCAAGAAGCACGGCGTCAACGTCAACATGACCCTCATCTTCACCGTGCCCCAGGCCTTGATGGCCTGCTCTGCCGGCGCCCGCTATGTCTCCCCCTTCGTGGGCCGCTTCGACGACATCGCAGAAGACGGCATAGAGCAGCTGGCAAACATCGTGACCGCCGTGAAGAACTACTACGGCCCCGAGCACACCGAGATCATCGCCGCCTCTCTTCGCACCCCCAACCACGTGACCCAGGCGGCCCTCCTGGGTGCAGACATCGCCACGGTGCCTTTCGCCGCCATGGAGAAGTGCCTGCACCATCCTCTGACCGACCGCGGCCTGGCCGCCTTCGAGGCCGACTGGAAGAAGGTCACCTCCGCCCAGTAA
- a CDS encoding transketolase family protein, which translates to MFQLAQDRSQMGTELRAVVVSTLQDLMKENDRVVALEADLGGASGFTKIQASNPDRFVQCGIAEADMMGIAAGMSSEGFIPFTHTFGPFATRRCFDQVFLSGAYAGNTINIYGSDPGFAVATNGGTHTTYEDMGLMRTIPGAVVCDAADATQMEWIIRAFANLGAGVHYVRGNRKAVREVYAPGSTFEMGKGNVLRSGSDVLIIAAGQLVSDALDAAETLEAQGISCEVIDMFCVKPLDVDLVVSETAGKKCVVTFENHGVIGGLGSAVAEVLAEKNLGVPLVRHGVVERFGQVGPASFLQKEYHLTADDLVNTVTEALA; encoded by the coding sequence ATGTTCCAGCTCGCTCAAGACCGTTCCCAGATGGGCACCGAGCTGCGCGCCGTCGTAGTCTCGACCCTGCAGGACCTCATGAAGGAGAACGACCGCGTCGTGGCTTTGGAGGCAGACCTGGGTGGCGCTTCCGGCTTCACCAAGATCCAGGCTTCCAATCCTGACCGCTTCGTGCAATGCGGCATCGCCGAGGCCGACATGATGGGCATCGCCGCCGGCATGTCTTCTGAAGGCTTCATCCCCTTCACCCACACCTTTGGCCCCTTCGCCACCCGCCGCTGCTTTGACCAGGTGTTCCTTTCGGGCGCTTACGCCGGCAACACCATCAACATCTACGGCTCCGACCCCGGCTTTGCCGTAGCCACCAATGGCGGCACCCACACCACCTACGAGGACATGGGCCTCATGCGCACCATCCCTGGCGCCGTGGTGTGCGACGCAGCCGACGCCACCCAGATGGAGTGGATCATCCGCGCCTTTGCAAACCTTGGCGCCGGCGTGCACTATGTCCGCGGCAACCGCAAGGCCGTCCGCGAGGTCTACGCCCCCGGCTCCACCTTCGAGATGGGTAAGGGCAACGTGCTGCGCTCCGGCTCCGACGTGCTCATCATCGCCGCCGGCCAGCTGGTGTCCGACGCTCTGGACGCCGCTGAGACCCTGGAGGCTCAGGGCATTTCCTGCGAGGTCATCGACATGTTCTGCGTCAAGCCTCTGGACGTCGACCTGGTGGTCTCCGAGACCGCCGGCAAGAAGTGCGTGGTCACCTTCGAGAACCACGGCGTCATCGGCGGTCTGGGCTCTGCAGTGGCCGAGGTCCTTGCCGAGAAGAACCTGGGCGTGCCTCTGGTGCGCCACGGTGTCGTCGAGCGCTTTGGTCAGGTGGGCCCCGCCTCCTTCCTCCAGAAGGAGTATCACCTCACCGCCGACGACCTGGTGAACACCGTCACCGAGGCTTTGGCCTAG
- a CDS encoding transketolase yields the protein MQEQELKSIQLLATKIRRDVMQMLLPLGSGHLGGSYSIADLMALLYGKVLKVDPSNPRWEDRDRVVLSKGHAGPAWYAALAETGFFDRDMLMTLNQGHTDLPSHPDRLKTPGVDMTTGSLGQGCSTAAGIAYAQRLKGTDTYTYLIVGDGELNEGQCWEAFEFIAANRLNRCIVIIDDNKKQLDGYTKDVLNPFDISQKMRAFGFYTQTVNGQDVEALDAAITEAKHHEDSAVAIVMDTVKGAGVPYFEQLMSNHSPKFDAPAKAAAEEAIAQFTAIIEGSEA from the coding sequence ATGCAGGAACAGGAGCTGAAATCCATTCAGCTGCTCGCCACCAAGATTCGTCGTGACGTCATGCAGATGCTGCTTCCCTTAGGATCCGGTCACCTGGGAGGCTCGTACTCCATCGCCGACCTCATGGCCCTGCTCTACGGCAAGGTTTTGAAGGTGGACCCGTCCAATCCTCGCTGGGAGGATCGCGACCGCGTCGTTTTGTCTAAGGGCCACGCCGGTCCCGCCTGGTATGCCGCTCTGGCCGAGACCGGCTTCTTCGACCGCGACATGCTCATGACCCTCAACCAGGGCCACACCGATCTCCCCAGCCACCCCGACCGCCTGAAGACCCCCGGCGTCGACATGACCACCGGCTCTTTGGGCCAGGGTTGCTCCACCGCTGCCGGCATCGCCTATGCCCAGCGTCTCAAGGGCACCGACACCTACACCTACCTTATCGTGGGCGACGGCGAGCTCAACGAGGGCCAGTGCTGGGAGGCGTTCGAGTTCATCGCTGCCAACCGCTTGAACCGCTGCATCGTCATCATCGACGACAACAAGAAGCAGCTGGACGGTTACACCAAGGATGTGCTCAACCCCTTCGACATCTCTCAGAAGATGCGCGCCTTTGGCTTCTACACCCAGACCGTCAACGGCCAGGACGTCGAGGCCCTGGACGCCGCCATCACCGAGGCCAAGCACCACGAGGACTCTGCTGTGGCTATCGTCATGGACACCGTCAAGGGCGCCGGCGTACCGTACTTCGAGCAGCTCATGAGCAATCACTCTCCCAAGTTCGACGCTCCTGCCAAGGCTGCTGCCGAGGAAGCCATCGCTCAGTTCACCGCAATCATCGAGGGGAGTGAAGCCTAA
- a CDS encoding PTS ascorbate transporter subunit IIC, with the protein MAVLDFIINILSTPAILVGLLSLLGLVLQKKPVEDVVSGTIKTIVGFLVLSAGAAFLQSGSLLAFGELFNYAFSMQGVVPNNEAVVSMALTDFGQASAIIMALGMVLNIVLARFSRMPYIFLTGHHTLYMACMLAVVFSVGGLSGWPLYIAGACVLGLIMVLSPFFCQFTFRKVTKTDSIALGHFGGIGYAISGWIGHFFEGSTSTESINFPKRLTFLRDTVVSISITMMVFFLVVTGVAVGRGILDADPTQFQYLNELLNVGTETRTNWIVWALTSGMSFAGGVYIILSGVRLVVGEIVPAFKGIASKLVPGAIPAIDCPVAFPYAPNAVIIGFLTSFVGGIVGLGILGVINASLVPVALILPGVVPHFFCGATAGVFGNARGGVKGCVAGSFVHGLLITFLPAICMPVFTGLGFTSATFSDFDFSILGICFGNLAQICPGWPLLVICIVCFLAPIVYNFVAPKPKKEDAAA; encoded by the coding sequence ATGGCAGTGCTCGACTTTATCATCAACATTCTGTCGACCCCGGCTATCCTCGTTGGTCTTCTCTCCCTCCTCGGTCTCGTGCTTCAGAAGAAGCCCGTGGAGGACGTCGTAAGCGGCACCATCAAAACCATCGTTGGTTTCCTGGTGCTCTCCGCTGGTGCAGCATTCCTGCAGAGCGGCTCCCTGCTCGCCTTTGGTGAGCTGTTCAACTACGCCTTCTCCATGCAGGGCGTGGTTCCCAACAACGAGGCCGTGGTCTCCATGGCCCTCACTGACTTCGGCCAGGCTTCGGCCATCATCATGGCCCTGGGCATGGTGCTCAACATCGTGCTCGCCCGCTTCTCCCGTATGCCCTACATCTTCCTGACCGGTCACCACACCCTGTACATGGCCTGCATGCTCGCCGTCGTGTTCTCCGTGGGCGGCCTCTCTGGTTGGCCTCTGTACATCGCCGGCGCCTGCGTGCTCGGCCTCATCATGGTGCTCTCCCCCTTCTTCTGCCAGTTCACCTTCCGCAAGGTGACCAAGACCGACTCCATCGCTCTGGGCCACTTCGGCGGCATCGGCTACGCCATCTCCGGCTGGATCGGCCACTTCTTCGAGGGCAGCACCTCCACCGAGTCCATCAACTTCCCCAAGCGCCTTACCTTCCTGCGTGACACCGTGGTCTCCATCTCCATCACCATGATGGTGTTCTTCCTGGTCGTCACCGGCGTGGCCGTGGGCCGCGGCATCCTGGATGCCGACCCCACCCAGTTCCAGTACCTCAACGAGCTGCTGAACGTTGGCACCGAGACCCGCACCAACTGGATCGTGTGGGCCCTGACCTCCGGCATGTCCTTCGCCGGCGGCGTCTACATCATCCTCTCCGGCGTGCGTCTGGTCGTTGGCGAGATCGTCCCCGCCTTCAAGGGCATCGCTTCCAAGCTGGTCCCTGGCGCCATCCCCGCCATCGACTGCCCTGTCGCCTTCCCCTATGCTCCTAACGCCGTGATCATCGGCTTCCTCACCTCCTTCGTAGGTGGCATCGTCGGCCTCGGCATCCTGGGCGTCATCAATGCCTCCCTCGTGCCCGTGGCCCTCATCCTCCCCGGTGTTGTTCCTCACTTCTTCTGCGGTGCTACCGCCGGCGTCTTTGGTAACGCCCGCGGCGGCGTGAAGGGCTGCGTTGCCGGCTCCTTCGTGCACGGCTTGCTCATCACCTTCCTGCCGGCCATCTGCATGCCCGTCTTCACCGGCCTTGGCTTCACCTCCGCCACCTTCTCTGACTTCGACTTCTCCATCCTGGGCATCTGCTTCGGCAACCTGGCTCAGATCTGCCCCGGCTGGCCTCTCCTGGTCATCTGCATCGTGTGCTTCCTGGCCCCCATCGTCTACAACTTCGTGGCTCCCAAGCCCAAGAAGGAAGACGCTGCTGCCTAA
- a CDS encoding magnesium transporter: MIYLSQMLGIPVLDSGGERIGVVNDLGIATGEVFPRVTSLAFQGPGKTPFMISWRKYVDSFDGDTVRLKVPSTDIRFSYLQPEEVLINRDLMNKQIVDTRGLRVVRVNDLKLSDSGSSQLRLLGAEVGARGILRNLSPTVERGVAKIAHTLGHDIPEKIIAWSYMDLLDRELSDVQLNISHKTLDDMHPADIADIIEQLDPRLRGQVFAQLDDSQAADAMAELDDDGMAAEIMDDMDVASASRMLSQMDPDDAADLVSELDYERAETLLRLMGVKEEKAIRQLLGYREDTAGRIMTSEFAALPPSATIADAIAKIRTMDEDDIETVNYIYVCDDDRRLLGVLTLRALLMESPDTQLSAIMETDVITANPDDDQEDVAEAISKYNLLAIPVVTETQQIVGIVTVDDALDVLEEEHEEDLQLAGGRSDSDTDKPTHDLRWLLGNQLWFFFWVCGVVAMAAAGSALGIQAAALAASVALPVCLLMADDMVSYTTGFFIEFDPDDEDSPSTSSFVFRGLGIALVYLTLVMLLAIGIGGLFAPTAALDAVSAGFWASAGSALISYGTAPLYLHYLRQKDAHGEEVSRLSLRLLALTVSIVLFMAICLPALVMGA; encoded by the coding sequence ATGATCTATCTGTCTCAGATGCTGGGCATTCCCGTTCTGGATTCAGGGGGCGAGCGCATCGGCGTCGTGAACGACCTGGGCATCGCCACAGGCGAGGTGTTCCCCCGGGTCACGTCCCTGGCGTTTCAGGGCCCCGGCAAAACGCCCTTCATGATCAGCTGGCGCAAATATGTCGACAGCTTTGATGGCGACACGGTGCGCCTTAAGGTGCCCTCCACAGACATCCGCTTCTCTTACCTACAGCCAGAAGAGGTCCTCATCAACCGCGACCTCATGAACAAGCAAATCGTTGATACTCGCGGCCTGCGCGTAGTGCGCGTGAACGACCTCAAGCTCTCGGACTCCGGCTCCTCCCAGCTGCGCCTGTTAGGCGCCGAGGTGGGAGCCCGCGGCATCTTGCGCAACCTCTCCCCCACCGTCGAGCGCGGGGTTGCCAAGATCGCCCACACGCTGGGCCACGACATTCCCGAGAAGATCATCGCCTGGAGCTATATGGACCTTCTGGACCGCGAGCTTTCCGATGTGCAGCTCAACATCTCCCATAAAACCCTGGACGACATGCATCCGGCGGACATCGCGGACATCATCGAGCAGCTGGACCCGCGGCTGCGCGGCCAGGTCTTTGCCCAGCTGGACGACTCCCAGGCAGCCGACGCCATGGCCGAGCTGGACGACGACGGCATGGCCGCAGAGATCATGGATGACATGGACGTGGCCTCGGCTTCGCGCATGCTCTCCCAGATGGACCCGGACGACGCCGCGGACCTAGTGAGCGAGTTGGACTACGAGCGTGCCGAGACCCTGCTGCGCCTCATGGGCGTCAAGGAGGAGAAGGCCATCCGCCAGCTGCTGGGTTATCGCGAGGATACCGCTGGCCGCATCATGACCTCGGAGTTCGCGGCGCTGCCACCTTCGGCCACCATCGCCGACGCCATTGCCAAGATCCGCACCATGGACGAGGACGACATCGAAACCGTCAACTATATCTATGTGTGCGACGACGATCGCCGCCTGCTGGGCGTGCTCACCCTGCGCGCGCTGCTCATGGAATCGCCGGACACCCAGCTCTCGGCCATCATGGAGACCGACGTCATCACTGCCAACCCCGACGACGACCAAGAAGACGTCGCCGAGGCCATCTCCAAGTACAACCTGCTGGCCATCCCCGTGGTCACCGAGACCCAGCAAATCGTGGGCATCGTCACCGTGGACGACGCTCTAGACGTCCTGGAAGAAGAGCACGAGGAAGACCTGCAGCTGGCCGGCGGCCGAAGCGACTCCGATACCGATAAGCCCACCCACGACCTGCGCTGGCTCTTGGGAAACCAGCTCTGGTTCTTCTTCTGGGTGTGCGGCGTGGTGGCCATGGCCGCTGCGGGTTCCGCACTAGGCATCCAAGCCGCTGCGCTAGCTGCCTCCGTGGCGCTGCCCGTCTGTCTCCTCATGGCCGACGACATGGTGAGCTACACCACCGGCTTCTTCATCGAGTTCGACCCCGACGACGAAGACTCCCCCTCCACCAGCTCCTTTGTCTTCCGTGGCCTGGGCATCGCCCTCGTCTACCTGACGCTGGTCATGCTGCTCGCCATTGGCATAGGCGGCCTGTTCGCCCCCACCGCTGCCCTTGATGCGGTGAGCGCGGGCTTCTGGGCCTCTGCCGGCTCCGCCCTCATCAGCTATGGCACCGCACCCCTCTACCTGCACTATCTGCGCCAAAAGGACGCCCACGGCGAGGAGGTCTCCCGCCTCTCGCTGCGCTTGCTGGCCCTCACGGTGTCCATCGTGCTCTTCATGGCCATCTGCCTGCCCGCCCTCGTGATGGGCGCCTAG
- the deoC gene encoding deoxyribose-phosphate aldolase — MKLNGLIDHTILKATATRADIERLCDEAIEHNFASVCVNTCWVPLCAERLANSEVEVCCVVGFPLGAMATDPKAYEARWAVDNGADEVDMVLNVGWLLAGEDDAVRADIAAVVEAAQGRCVKVILETCYLNDEQIERACRLSVEAHATFVKTSTGFGTGGATVHDVALMTKAVNGAAKVKASGGIHTAEEAAAMVEAGADRIGTSSGIAIVAE; from the coding sequence ATGAAACTCAACGGGCTTATCGACCACACCATCCTGAAGGCCACTGCTACCCGTGCCGACATCGAGCGTCTCTGCGATGAGGCCATCGAGCACAACTTCGCTTCTGTGTGCGTCAACACCTGCTGGGTGCCCCTGTGCGCCGAGCGCCTGGCCAACTCCGAGGTAGAGGTCTGCTGCGTAGTGGGCTTCCCCCTGGGCGCCATGGCCACCGATCCCAAGGCTTACGAGGCTCGTTGGGCCGTGGATAACGGAGCCGACGAGGTGGACATGGTCCTCAACGTGGGCTGGCTTTTGGCCGGCGAGGACGACGCCGTGCGCGCCGACATCGCTGCGGTAGTCGAGGCTGCCCAGGGTCGCTGCGTCAAGGTGATCCTGGAGACCTGCTACCTCAACGACGAGCAGATCGAGCGCGCCTGCCGCCTCTCCGTCGAGGCGCATGCCACCTTCGTCAAGACCAGCACCGGCTTTGGCACCGGCGGCGCCACCGTGCATGACGTGGCCCTCATGACCAAGGCCGTCAACGGCGCTGCCAAGGTAAAGGCTTCCGGTGGCATCCACACCGCCGAGGAGGCTGCCGCCATGGTCGAGGCTGGCGCCGACCGCATTGGCACCAGCTCTGGCATTGCCATCGTTGCCGAGTAG